A region from the Yoonia sp. GPGPB17 genome encodes:
- a CDS encoding UvrD-helicase domain-containing protein gives MTEVTDANRDASADETIRGCLSVIAPRSFFLFAGAGSGKTRSLKEALEGLDTQTLTTLRKHSRKIAVITYTNAAADEITRRVQADPVFQVQTIHSFAWSLIEGRTTDIRGWLKSNLQTEISEIQTAHAKGRAGTDAHDKREKKMASKTKRLERLAEIRAFTYAPEGDNFGRDALQHTEVIALAAHFLTESETFQNIVLARYPFILIDESQDTMKPLMEALLSFEVRHRGRIALGLLGDTMQRIYTDGLRDLDQRVGNFAQPAKQMNHRSRARIVDLANAIRRDADGRQQRAREDKPGGTVRVFLAPSEVTDRRVFEAAARTKMARITEDPAWQDAEAIKTLTIERHMAAARLGFSELFEVLSKPDKLKDGFRAGTLPAMRLFTHRVLPLVTAQRNGDAFAAMAVLRDGSPLLAKSGIRAEGKDHATGLDAARAGVAALMVLFRDDRDPSCAEVLTVVAEHRLFPIPDQLRPCLPDDSPAVEDMADILTDLGSFSDGLDPTGPKATPPIDTTITEAWTQALGAPFSQVARYLAYVEDRSPYGTHQGVKGLEFPRVMVIADDAHTRFKGLASYDTLFEVKKLSAASQKMADKGEETTIERTRRLLYVTCTRAEDSLALVLYSEAPDTIRHFLVSKGWVSEDEVVMAGPAGT, from the coding sequence ATGACGGAAGTGACCGACGCCAATCGCGACGCCAGCGCCGACGAGACGATCCGCGGATGCCTGTCCGTCATCGCACCTCGCAGCTTCTTTCTTTTTGCTGGGGCGGGATCGGGCAAGACGCGCTCTCTCAAGGAAGCACTGGAAGGGTTGGACACACAGACCCTGACCACCTTGCGCAAACACAGCCGCAAGATTGCCGTGATCACCTACACCAATGCCGCCGCCGATGAGATCACGCGCCGCGTCCAGGCCGATCCTGTGTTTCAGGTACAGACAATCCACAGCTTCGCTTGGTCGCTCATCGAGGGGCGCACGACGGATATTCGGGGCTGGCTGAAGAGCAACCTGCAGACAGAAATTTCCGAGATCCAGACAGCCCATGCGAAGGGCCGTGCGGGCACCGACGCCCATGACAAACGCGAGAAGAAGATGGCCTCCAAGACAAAGCGGCTGGAGCGCCTAGCTGAAATCCGTGCCTTCACCTATGCGCCCGAGGGGGATAATTTCGGCCGCGATGCGCTGCAACATACCGAAGTCATTGCGCTCGCCGCGCATTTCCTGACCGAAAGCGAGACGTTCCAGAACATAGTTCTGGCGCGCTACCCGTTCATCTTGATCGACGAAAGCCAGGACACGATGAAACCATTGATGGAGGCGCTTTTGAGCTTCGAGGTGCGCCATCGCGGCCGCATCGCCCTAGGGCTGCTCGGAGACACGATGCAGCGCATTTACACCGATGGCTTGCGCGATCTCGACCAACGGGTGGGGAACTTTGCGCAACCGGCTAAACAGATGAACCACCGCAGTCGCGCGCGGATTGTGGACTTGGCGAATGCGATCCGGCGTGACGCTGATGGCCGCCAACAGCGGGCGCGCGAAGACAAACCGGGTGGCACCGTGCGCGTCTTTCTTGCGCCAAGCGAGGTTACGGATCGGAGGGTCTTTGAAGCCGCCGCCCGGACAAAAATGGCCCGCATCACCGAAGACCCCGCATGGCAGGACGCAGAGGCGATCAAGACCCTCACGATTGAGCGTCACATGGCCGCCGCGCGTCTTGGATTCAGCGAGCTGTTTGAGGTCCTGAGCAAACCCGACAAACTTAAGGACGGGTTTCGCGCTGGCACTTTGCCCGCGATGCGGCTTTTCACCCACCGGGTCTTGCCTTTAGTGACGGCCCAAAGGAATGGGGATGCCTTCGCCGCGATGGCGGTGCTGCGCGACGGCTCGCCCCTGTTAGCCAAGAGCGGCATTCGGGCGGAGGGAAAAGACCACGCCACCGGCTTAGATGCGGCGCGGGCAGGTGTTGCAGCGCTGATGGTGCTGTTTAGGGACGACCGGGATCCGAGTTGTGCCGAAGTTTTAACGGTCGTAGCCGAGCACCGGTTGTTCCCGATCCCCGACCAACTGCGTCCCTGTTTGCCTGACGACAGTCCCGCGGTCGAGGATATGGCCGATATTCTGACAGATCTTGGTTCATTCTCGGACGGGCTGGACCCGACCGGGCCAAAGGCTACACCACCCATCGATACCACTATCACCGAGGCTTGGACGCAGGCGCTTGGGGCCCCGTTTTCTCAGGTGGCACGCTACCTCGCCTATGTCGAAGACCGCAGCCCCTATGGTACCCACCAAGGGGTCAAGGGGCTTGAATTCCCTCGGGTTATGGTGATCGCTGATGATGCCCACACCCGCTTCAAAGGCCTTGCCTCGTACGACACGCTGTTTGAAGTGAAAAAATTGAGCGCTGCATCCCAGAAAATGGCAGATAAGGGCGAAGAAACCACGATCGAGCGCACCCGCCGCTTGCTGTACGTCACCTGCACTCGCGCAGAAGATAGCCTCGCGCTTGTGCTATATTCCGAGGCCCCCGACACGATCCGCCACTTTTTGGTTTCCAAGGGATGGGTGTCCGAGGACGAGGTCGTGATGGCTGGCCCTGCAGGGACCTAG